One genomic segment of Clavelina lepadiformis chromosome 3, kaClaLepa1.1, whole genome shotgun sequence includes these proteins:
- the LOC143449554 gene encoding dynein axonemal heavy chain 12-like produces MEANDNTRLYPVTIEEEEQQLHIAIMQSLQDSSNSEESDDESATAVTASSSGGSVANDISNDFPAKFDSSSQMMLRRSMSMGNQSPPRTAFFTDCCEVKNALLLKDREHVKCLMTSRECLTSPLHAAVTKGHDYCLDALLQAFPELVNSSNANGETPLYLAAVHSKPIALNRLLQCQADPNIGRNSMETPLLVAVDNDHREIVLSLLKAGSQPNKALNRGWTVLHEAVYRGHVDILGMLLRHGGDPNTRDGFGISPVFTSAACGRSNCLKQLLQAGGEPNMCSKSRMASPLYEACKEGHVGCVTTLLRHGASPHLVNCDGLFPIHIAAYQGYSDIVKHLLEVTNRQMAESCGMSPLHSAAKGNHVEILEMLIKSGYDVNVKITRDKITYRDRRQTALFFAVDNDSEDATKLLLEAGAGTEVDYIKPLLVAVRHSQKDIVDLLLSYGANVNANVDEDLGIFPAAIVFAMRDFRMLKQVLVSRCDVTMCLHCEIGDENHSNFPDYLRKRSFCHYLTEDSNRLWWGSTLLFILHFAPNIKLCHLVKEVIKESDDWPQIKELTESPRSLQHYCRLTIRNSLDGQAIKDEEIYKSLPVPKPIVDYLMFSEV; encoded by the exons ATGGAAGCCAATGACAACACCAGGTTGTACCCGGTCACTATAGAAGAGGAGGAACAGCAGCTTCATATCGCGATAATGCAAAGCCTTCAAGACTCTAGCAACTCGGAGGAGAGTGACGACGAAAGTGCTACTGCCGTAACAGCATCGTCTAGCGGAGGATCGGTTGCAAAT GATATTTCTAACGACTTTCCGGCAAAGTTTGACAGCTCTTCTCAAATGATGCTTCGTCGTTCGATGTCGATGGGAAATCAAAGCCC ACCTCGAACTGCATTCTTCACCGATTGTTGTGAAGTAAAAAATGCGCTACTTTTGAAAGATCGGGAACACGTCAAGTGTTTGATGACGTCTCGGGAATGTTTGACGTCACCTCTGCATGCTGCGGTTACAAAAGGTCACGATTACTGCCTGGATGCTCTGCTACA GGCTTTTCCAGAGCTGGTCAACTCCAGCAACGCAAACGGGGAAACACCCCTCTACCTGGCTGCTGTCCACTCAAAGCCTATAGCTCTGAATCGACTCTTGCAATGTCAG gCTGATCCAAACATCGGTCGTAATTCGATGGAAACCCCACTGCTGGTGGCCGTGGACAACGACCATCGTGAAATTGTCTTGAGTCTGTTGAAAGCTGGTTCGCAACCAAACAAAGCACTAAACAGAGGATGGACTGTTTTGCATGAGGCTGTATATCGG GGTCATGTTGACATTCTTGGAATGTTACTACGTCACGGTGGTGACCCAAACACACGTGATGGATTCGGAATTAGCCCGGTGTTCACTAGCGCTGCTTGCGGCAGAAGTAATTGCTTGAAACAGCTTTTACAAGCAG GTGGAGAGCCAAACATGTGCTCAAAGAGCCGAATGGCTTCACCCTTGTACGAGGCTTGTAAGGAAGGACACGTCGGGTGTGTTACAACGTTGCTCAGGCACGGAGCTAGCCCTCATCTTGTCAACTGCGACGGACTTTTTCCGATTCACATTGCTGCATACCAGGGTTATTCCGA CATTGTCAAACATCTTTTGGAAGTCACCAACCGCCAGATGGCCGAAAGTTGCGGTATGAGCCCCCTTCATTCAGCTGCTAAAGGCAACCACGTCGAGATATTGGAAATGTTAATCAAAAGCGGATATGACGTGAATGTAAAAATAACCAGGGATAAGATAACATACAG AGACAGGCGTCAAACCGCTTTATTTTTTGCCGTCGACAACGACTCAGAAGATGCGACTAAACTTCTCCTTGAAGCTGGAGCAGGCACCGAAGTTGATTACATTAAG CCTCTACTGGTGGCTGTACGTCATAGTCAAAAGGACATCGTTGATCTCCTACTGTCATACGGCGCCAATGTAAACGCAAATGTTGACGAAGACCTGGGTATTTTTCCTGCTGCCATTGTTTTTGCCATGAGAGATTTCAG aatgttaaaacaagttttagtATCTAGATGTGACGTGACCATGTGTCTGCATTGTGAGATCGGCGATGAAAATCATTCAAATTTTCCGGATTACCTTCGAAAGAGATCG TTTTGTCATTATCTGACAGAAGATAGCAACAGACTGTGGTGGGGAAGCACACTCCTCTTTATTCTTCATTTTGCGCCCAACATTAAACTGTGTCATCTAGTGAAGGAAGTCATCAAAGAAAGCGACGATTGGCCTCAAATAAAAGAACTAACAG AGTCACCACGAAGTTTGCAGCATTATTGTCGTTTGACTATTCGAAATTCACTTGACGGTCAAGCAAtaaaagatgaagaaatataTAAATCTCTCCCCGTACCAAAGCCAATCGTAGACTACCTCATGTTTAGCGAAGTTTAA